The DNA sequence ATCTCCGGCACGATCGTGCGCGAAATCGCGCAGTTGGGCGGCGATGTCAGCAAGTTCGTGTTCCCGTCCGTCGAGAAGTGGCTGACCGAGAAAGTCGCCGCGATGGGAGGCCCGGCCGCATGACGCGGCGCCGGCCGGTTTCGCCCCGAAGCCGGCCGCGGGCTTGAAGAAGTGAGATCAGTATGGCTTTGATGATTACCGACGAGTGCATCAATTGCGACGTGTGCGAGCCCGAGTGCCCGAACGGCGCGATTTCGATGGGCCCGGACATTTACGTGATCGATCCCGGCAAGTGCACCGAATGCGTCGGCCATTTCGACGAACCGCAGTGCCAGCAGGTGTGTCCGGTCGAATGCATTCCGCGCGATCCGCAGCATGAGGAATCGCACGCGCAGTTGATGGAGAAGTATCACGCGTTGATCGCCGCGAAGGGCGACGGCGCGCAGTGATGTCGCGGTGACGCGGGCGCGTCACCGTTTCTTCGGCCGGCGCAGCCGCGCGCCGGCGTCCTTCCGGTGTTCAGCCGATCATTTCACGCAAGGCCGCGACGAGCGCGTCGCATTCGGCATCGGTGCCGACCGTGATGCGCAGATGCTGGTCGATGCGCGGCGCGCGGAAATGCCGCACGAAAATCTCCCGATCCTTCAGCGTGGCCGCGAGCGTGCCCGCATCGTGCGCCGGATGGCGCGCGAACACGAAGTTCGCGGCCGACGGCACGACGTCGAAACCGAGCGCCTCGAGCGCGTGCGTGAGCCGCGTCCGGCTGTCGATCACGCGACGGCAGGTCGCGGCGAAATAGTCGGTGTCCTCGTATGCGGCCTGCGCGGCGACCTGCGCGAGCCGGTCGAGCGGATACGAGTTGAAGCTGTCCTTCACGCGGTTCAGCGCATCGATCAGATCGACATGGCCGAACGCGAAGCCGACGCGCATGCCCGCCAGCGAGCGCGCCTTCGACGTCGTGTGCACGACCAGCAGGTTCGGATGGCGATCGATCAGCGTGATCGCCGATTGCGCGCCGAAATCGACATAGGCCTCGTCGATCAGCACGACCGACGACGGGTTCGCCGCCGCGATTCGTTCGATGTCCGCGAGCGGCAGCGCGCGCCCGGTCGGCGCGTTCGGGTTCGGAAACAGCACGCCGCCGGCGTCGTCGAGATAGTCGTCGACGCGGATCGAGAAATCGTCCGCGAGCGGCACGATGGCCGTCTGCACGCCGTACAGCCGCGCGTAGGTCGGGTAGAAGCTGTACGAGATGTCCGGGAAGCGCAGCGGCCGGTCGTGCTTGAGCAGCGCGTGGAACGCGTGCGCGAGCACTTCGTCCGAGCCGTTGCCGACGAAAACCTGTTCGGGCTTGATGCGGTGATGGGCCGCGACCGTCTCGCGCAGCGCACGCGCGAGCGGATCGGGATAGCGGCGCAGCGTGTCGCCGGTGTCGCCGAGTTCGCGGGCGATCGCCGCGACGACGCGCGGCGACGGCGGATAGGGATTCTCGTTGGTGTTCAGCTTGACGGGGTGTGCGAGTGCGGGCTGTTCGCCCGGCACGTAAGGCACGAGTTGCTGAACGACGTCGCTCCAGTAACGGCTCACCGCTTGGCTCCTGACAGGCAAAACAGCCAGAGTACCGCATGTGAGCGCTGCGGTGCGCAATTGCGCCGACGGCGCACGGACGCGCGGCGCGTCAGCCGGGCCGCGCGTGGTGCGGCGCCGGTGCTGCGGCCGGTCAGTTGCGATGCAGCTGCATCGTCGCGCGGTCGAGCTCGCCCTTGACGATCATCGGCATCACGGCGAGCGCGCGCTCGATCGATGCGTCGATCACGTCCTGCTCCTCGCGTCGCGGCGGCTTCAGCACGAAGTTCGCGACGTCGGGCTTCGCGCCGGCACGTGCGCCTTCCGGGATCAGATCGCGCGGATGGCCGATGCCGATGCGCAGCCGCCAGTACTGCTGCGACGACAGGTGCGCGGAGATGTCCTTCAGCCCGTTGTGGCCGCCGCTGCCGCCGCCGAGCTTCAGCTTCACGGTGCCGGGCGGCAGATCGAGCTCGTCGTGCGCGACGAGGATCTGATCTGGCAGGATCTTGAAGAAACTCGCGACCGCGACGACCGACTGGCCGGAACGGTTCATGTAGGTTTGCGGCTCGAGCAGATGCACTTCCTCGCCGTGCAGGCGCGCTTTCGCATAAAAGCCGTGAAAGCGGCGCTCGTCGCGCAGCGTCGTGCCGGCCTCGCGGGCGAGCTGGTCGATCAGCCAGAAGCCGGCGTTGTGGCGCGTCGCGGTGTATTCCGCCCCGGGATTGCCGAGGCCGACGATCAGTTTGATCATGACGTTTCGTAGGCGGCAGCGCCCGCCTGGGCGCAAAAAAGAAAAACCCGCCGGGCGAGCCGCGGCGGGTTGCGTCGACCGTTTCGTGAAACGGATCGAATGGCGCGTGGGCAGCCGTTAGGCAGCCGGCGTTTCGCCTTCTGCTGCGTCCGACACGGCACCAGCCGGGACCGTCGCCGAGGCGACAACCGGGTTTTCCGCGTCGACGTGCGCGACCAGCGCGACGCCGTTCGGCAGTGCGATGTCCTTCGCGTGCAGCGACTGACCTGCTTCGATCTTCGACAGATCGACTTCGAGGAATTCCGGCAGAGCCGACGGCAGGCACTCGACTTCGATTTCCGTCGTGACGTGCGAGACGATTGCGCTCGACAGCTTCACTGCCGGGCTGACTTCGGCGTTCAGGAAGTGCAGCGGCACCTTCGTGTGCAGCTTCTTCTTCGCATCGACGCGCTGGAAGTCAACGTGCAGCACCAGTTGCTTGAACGGGTGGTATTGCACGTCGCGCAGCAGAACCTGTTGCGACTGGCCAGCGATTTCCAGGTCGAGGATCGACGCGTGGAAAGCTTCCTTCTTCAGTGCGTGCCACAGCGCGTTGTGATCCAGTTCGATCTTTTGCGGGGCAGCTTCGCCACCGTAGACGATGCCCGTGGTCTTACCGGCGTTGCGCAGGCGGCGGCTCGCACCCGTACCTTGCTGTTGGCGCTCGAAAGCGACGACTTTCATGTGATTCTCCATTTGCTGCCCGCGACCAGGCAGTAAAACGGGGCCGGCGAAATGGCGGCCCCCGATAAAGCGGACGGGGTTTCGTCTATCCCGTCCGATTGTGCAAAAAGCGAAGCGTCACCGCTTCGCTTTCTGCGCATTCGTTACGTGTCGTTCCGCGATCAGGATTCCGCGAACAGCGACATCACCGAGTCGCCGCGGCGAATCCGCGAGAACGTTTCGGCCAGCAGGCTCGCGCTCGTCAGCGAGCGAATCTTCGAGCAGGCCAGCGATTCTGCCGACAGCGGGATCGTATCGGTGACGACCAACTCGTCGAGTGCCGATGCGGCGATGCGCTCGGCGGCGCCGCCCGACAGCACCGGGTGCGTCGCGTAGGCGAACACCTGCTTCGCGCCGCGATCCTTCAGCACTTGCGCGGCCTTGCAGAGCGTGCCGGCCGTATCGACCATGTCGTCCATGATCACGCAGGTGCGGCCTTCGACTTCACCGATGATGTTCATCACTTCGGCGACGTTCGCCTTCGGACGACGCTTGTCGATGATCGCGAGATCGCAGTTCAGCTGCTTCGCGAGCGCGCGGGCGCGCACCACGCCGCCGACATCCGGCGACACGACGAGCAGATCCGAGTAGTTCTGCTTGCGCAGATCGCCCAGCAGGATCGGCGTTGCGTAGATATTGTCGACCGGAATGTCGAAGAAGCCCTGAATCTGGTCGGCGTGCAGATCCATCGTGATGATCCGCTCGACGCCGGCGATTTCCAGCATGTTCGCGACGATCTTCGCCGAGATCGCGACGCGCGCGGAACGCGGGCGGCGATCCTGGCGGGCGTAGCCGAAGTAGGGGATGGCAGCGGTGATCCGGCCGGCGGACGCACGCTTGAGCGCGTCGACCATGATCATCAGTTCCATCAGATTGTCGTTGGCCGGCGCGCACGTGGATTGCAGGACGAAGACGTCCTTGCCGCGCACGTTTTCCTGGATCTCGACCTGGATCTCGCCGTCGGAGAACCGGCTGACCATTGCTTTGCCGAGGGGAATACCAAGGATATTGACGACTTCCTGGGCGAGCGCGGGGTTCGCGTTGCCAGTAAAGACCATCAAGCCATCATGGCTGTGGCTGCTCATCGTGCACCTGCTTCAGGCTTAGGCGGGAAATGCGGGAAAATTTTTGGCAGGGGAGGAAGGACTCGAACCCTCGCATGCCGGAATCAAAATCCGGTGCCTTGACCAACTTGGCGACTCCCCTACACTTAACTGATAACTTCGCCGGACTCGTAGGCCATCCGACAAAGCGAAACTTCATGACGCGAAAGCGAAGAGCGGATGCTCGTTCAGGCTCTCGGCAACTGCACCATTCCAACCGGTGGGCAGATTGGCTTTCACCGCTTCTGCCTCGTGCCTGCTTCGAAACACCGCAAACACGCTTGCTCCGGAGCCGGTCATCCTTGAAGGGGTCACATTATACAACCATTTGACCACCTGTGCAACTTCCGCGTACTTACTTGTCACAACTTGCTGCATATCGTTCCGGCCGAAACTGTCTGGCCATCCCGCATCGCTGTTACGCCGTGCAAGAAAGTCAGCAATTGTGACTGGCTTTGTGTCCCTTGTCAACAGCTCGTCTGAAAAAATCTCAGCGGTGGCGACATGAACTCGCGGCGTCACAACCAGGAACCAGCGAGTCGGCAATTGTACCTCAGCTAATTCTTCTCCGATACCCTCTGCGAACGCATTTTTTCCGAAAACGAAGAACG is a window from the Burkholderia vietnamiensis LMG 10929 genome containing:
- the pth gene encoding aminoacyl-tRNA hydrolase: MIKLIVGLGNPGAEYTATRHNAGFWLIDQLAREAGTTLRDERRFHGFYAKARLHGEEVHLLEPQTYMNRSGQSVVAVASFFKILPDQILVAHDELDLPPGTVKLKLGGGSGGHNGLKDISAHLSSQQYWRLRIGIGHPRDLIPEGARAGAKPDVANFVLKPPRREEQDVIDASIERALAVMPMIVKGELDRATMQLHRN
- the ispE gene encoding 4-(cytidine 5'-diphospho)-2-C-methyl-D-erythritol kinase; its protein translation is MTDSTRSLRNCLAPAKLNLFLHITGRRPNGYHDLQSVFQLLNWGDTLHFTLRDDGRVARATDVPGVPEESDLVVRAANLLKAHTGTAAGVDIEIDKCLPMGAGLGGGSSDAATTLLALNRLWQLDLSRAELQSLAVKLGADVPFFVFGKNAFAEGIGEELAEVQLPTRWFLVVTPRVHVATAEIFSDELLTRDTKPVTIADFLARRNSDAGWPDSFGRNDMQQVVTSKYAEVAQVVKWLYNVTPSRMTGSGASVFAVFRSRHEAEAVKANLPTGWNGAVAESLNEHPLFAFAS
- a CDS encoding 50S ribosomal protein L25/general stress protein Ctc; its protein translation is MKVVAFERQQQGTGASRRLRNAGKTTGIVYGGEAAPQKIELDHNALWHALKKEAFHASILDLEIAGQSQQVLLRDVQYHPFKQLVLHVDFQRVDAKKKLHTKVPLHFLNAEVSPAVKLSSAIVSHVTTEIEVECLPSALPEFLEVDLSKIEAGQSLHAKDIALPNGVALVAHVDAENPVVASATVPAGAVSDAAEGETPAA
- a CDS encoding YfhL family 4Fe-4S dicluster ferredoxin; translation: MALMITDECINCDVCEPECPNGAISMGPDIYVIDPGKCTECVGHFDEPQCQQVCPVECIPRDPQHEESHAQLMEKYHALIAAKGDGAQ
- a CDS encoding ribose-phosphate pyrophosphokinase, with the protein product MSSHSHDGLMVFTGNANPALAQEVVNILGIPLGKAMVSRFSDGEIQVEIQENVRGKDVFVLQSTCAPANDNLMELMIMVDALKRASAGRITAAIPYFGYARQDRRPRSARVAISAKIVANMLEIAGVERIITMDLHADQIQGFFDIPVDNIYATPILLGDLRKQNYSDLLVVSPDVGGVVRARALAKQLNCDLAIIDKRRPKANVAEVMNIIGEVEGRTCVIMDDMVDTAGTLCKAAQVLKDRGAKQVFAYATHPVLSGGAAERIAASALDELVVTDTIPLSAESLACSKIRSLTSASLLAETFSRIRRGDSVMSLFAES
- the hisC gene encoding histidinol-phosphate transaminase encodes the protein MSRYWSDVVQQLVPYVPGEQPALAHPVKLNTNENPYPPSPRVVAAIARELGDTGDTLRRYPDPLARALRETVAAHHRIKPEQVFVGNGSDEVLAHAFHALLKHDRPLRFPDISYSFYPTYARLYGVQTAIVPLADDFSIRVDDYLDDAGGVLFPNPNAPTGRALPLADIERIAAANPSSVVLIDEAYVDFGAQSAITLIDRHPNLLVVHTTSKARSLAGMRVGFAFGHVDLIDALNRVKDSFNSYPLDRLAQVAAQAAYEDTDYFAATCRRVIDSRTRLTHALEALGFDVVPSAANFVFARHPAHDAGTLAATLKDREIFVRHFRAPRIDQHLRITVGTDAECDALVAALREMIG